In Anopheles gambiae chromosome 2, idAnoGambNW_F1_1, whole genome shotgun sequence, a single window of DNA contains:
- the LOC5666916 gene encoding protein spinster isoform X2, translating to MNQPASGGTQPNANGQNPKESDAGNQTHLARNILTISSAISMLEQQEIRDNTQGKGNTNRVTGNPSIVSDSFNLFVQSLPNLINQADLYLFSDAMVNKQSVYGINEDQKSLQLVVFLVTYVICLIPFGKWCKRYLAKWIVVLMISLLIIAAVVGWFVDNLFSVFSERIVIGVGLASLYAIAPTIKYDYDVGTPSVGEMIRRILSCYYLPTPVGSALGLIVAAIITFLDCSSRVIMVLSIIGLVLSLIYRYPQRGQSTHPMQTTSFIEEVEEFSKNKTFFLLTIIVTCLAISTNGLNWWNVKYIYEGLILQPGNQNVALYDVSCIFGFFIIATSVGMQIVSYLPCLTQATNAKTKLCIIMLLSGMMLGTAWYMVRVEIRATYALFVLSEISLHIVWPLANDILRSVVEPARQPTAVSFQNHIRSLYVFVVVGPINFYFQFVLGSVQTVNDMLYETNFSEEHSWKLQILAKNYALLKLFFVGVGFIFFLVTFCIGRDRARVESVVPGNQPNYKLDVMQVGSASNLEAAIPPPNTPQ from the exons TCATCAGCGATCTCGATGCTTGAGCAGCAGGAGATAAGGGACAACACGCAGGGAAAGGGTAACACTAACCGGGTAACGGGTAACCCATCGATCGTCAGTGACTCTTTCAATTTATTCGTCCAGTCTTTACCCAATCTCATAAACCAAGCGGACTTGTACTTATTTTCCG ATGCGATGGTAAATAAACAGTCTGTATACGGGATCAACGAAGATCAAAAATCCCTCCAGCTGGTCGTGTTCCTGGTAACCTACGTGATCTGCTTAATTCCGTTTGGCAAATGGTGTAAACGATATTTGGCAAAGTGGATCGTGGTGCTGATGATATCGCTCTTGATCATAGCTGCCGTCGTCGGTTGGTTCgtggataatttattttccgttttttccgAACGGATTGTGATCGGTGTTGGATTGGCGTCCCTCTACGCAATAGCGCCCACCATCAAATACGATTATGATGTCGGTACACCATCTGTCGGTGAGATGATAAGGAGGATACTGAGCTGCTATTACTTACCAACCCCGGTTGGATCGGCCCTTGG GCTAATCGTGGCTGCTATCATCACTTTCCTGGATTGTTCGAGCAGGGTGATAATGGTGCTGAGTATAATCGGGTTAGTGCTGAGTTTGATATACCGCTACCCGCAACGTGGCCAGAGCACACATCCCATGCAAACTACTTCATTCATAGAGGAAGTCGAGGAGTTCTCGAAAAACAAGACGTTCTTCTTGTTGACCATCATCGTTACTTGCTTGGCGATCTCAACAAATGGGCTAAACTGGTGGAATGTAAAGTACATCTATGAGGGGCTGATCTTACAACCAGGAAATCAAAATGTTGCACTCTACGA CGTGTCGTGCATATTCGGTTTCTTCATAATTGCCACCAGCGTCGGTATGCAGATTGTATCGTACCTGCCCTGCCTCACCCAAGCGACAAACGCCAAGACCAAATTGTGCATCATCATGTTACTGAGCGGTATGATGTTGGGGACTGCATGGTATATGGTACGGGTGGAAATTCGCGCAACGTATGCGTTATTTGTTTTGAGCGAAATTTCCCTCCATATCGTCTGGCCGCTCGCAAATGACATTCTGCGG TCAGTCGTTGAACCGGCGAGACAACCAACCGCGGTATCCTTCCAGAATCATATCAGGTCActatatgtttttgttgttgttggcccGATTAATTTT TATTTTCAATTTGTGCTGGGATCGGTTCAGACCGTGAACGATATGCTATACGAGACAAATTTCTCGGAAGAACATTCCTGGAAGCTGCAGATCCTTGCCAAGAATTATGCCCTACTCAAATTATTCTTTGTTGGTGTTGGCTTCATTTTCTTCCTCGTGACGTtctgcatcggtcgggatcgGGCACGCGTCGAATCGGTGGTGCCAG GCAATCAACCAAATTATAAATTGGACGTCATGCAAGTCGGATCCGCATCTAACCTGGAAGCCGCGataccaccaccaaacacaccacAGTGA
- the LOC5666916 gene encoding protein spinster isoform X3, whose protein sequence is MVNKQSVYGINEDQKSLQLVVFLVTYVICLIPFGKWCKRYLAKWIVVLMISLLIIAAVVGWFVDNLFSVFSERIVIGVGLASLYAIAPTIKYDYDVGTPSVGEMIRRILSCYYLPTPVGSALGLIVAAIITFLDCSSRVIMVLSIIGLVLSLIYRYPQRGQSTHPMQTTSFIEEVEEFSKNKTFFLLTIIVTCLAISTNGLNWWNVKYIYEGLILQPGNQNVALYDVSCIFGFFIIATSVGMQIVSYLPCLTQATNAKTKLCIIMLLSGMMLGTAWYMVRVEIRATYALFVLSEISLHIVWPLANDILRSVVEPARQPTAVSFQNHIRSLYVFVVVGPINFYFQFVLGSVQTVNDMLYETNFSEEHSWKLQILAKNYALLKLFFVGVGFIFFLVTFCIGRDRARVESVVPGNQPNYKLDVMQVGSASNLEAAIPPPNTPQ, encoded by the exons ATGGTAAATAAACAGTCTGTATACGGGATCAACGAAGATCAAAAATCCCTCCAGCTGGTCGTGTTCCTGGTAACCTACGTGATCTGCTTAATTCCGTTTGGCAAATGGTGTAAACGATATTTGGCAAAGTGGATCGTGGTGCTGATGATATCGCTCTTGATCATAGCTGCCGTCGTCGGTTGGTTCgtggataatttattttccgttttttccgAACGGATTGTGATCGGTGTTGGATTGGCGTCCCTCTACGCAATAGCGCCCACCATCAAATACGATTATGATGTCGGTACACCATCTGTCGGTGAGATGATAAGGAGGATACTGAGCTGCTATTACTTACCAACCCCGGTTGGATCGGCCCTTGG GCTAATCGTGGCTGCTATCATCACTTTCCTGGATTGTTCGAGCAGGGTGATAATGGTGCTGAGTATAATCGGGTTAGTGCTGAGTTTGATATACCGCTACCCGCAACGTGGCCAGAGCACACATCCCATGCAAACTACTTCATTCATAGAGGAAGTCGAGGAGTTCTCGAAAAACAAGACGTTCTTCTTGTTGACCATCATCGTTACTTGCTTGGCGATCTCAACAAATGGGCTAAACTGGTGGAATGTAAAGTACATCTATGAGGGGCTGATCTTACAACCAGGAAATCAAAATGTTGCACTCTACGA CGTGTCGTGCATATTCGGTTTCTTCATAATTGCCACCAGCGTCGGTATGCAGATTGTATCGTACCTGCCCTGCCTCACCCAAGCGACAAACGCCAAGACCAAATTGTGCATCATCATGTTACTGAGCGGTATGATGTTGGGGACTGCATGGTATATGGTACGGGTGGAAATTCGCGCAACGTATGCGTTATTTGTTTTGAGCGAAATTTCCCTCCATATCGTCTGGCCGCTCGCAAATGACATTCTGCGG TCAGTCGTTGAACCGGCGAGACAACCAACCGCGGTATCCTTCCAGAATCATATCAGGTCActatatgtttttgttgttgttggcccGATTAATTTT TATTTTCAATTTGTGCTGGGATCGGTTCAGACCGTGAACGATATGCTATACGAGACAAATTTCTCGGAAGAACATTCCTGGAAGCTGCAGATCCTTGCCAAGAATTATGCCCTACTCAAATTATTCTTTGTTGGTGTTGGCTTCATTTTCTTCCTCGTGACGTtctgcatcggtcgggatcgGGCACGCGTCGAATCGGTGGTGCCAG GCAATCAACCAAATTATAAATTGGACGTCATGCAAGTCGGATCCGCATCTAACCTGGAAGCCGCGataccaccaccaaacacaccacAGTGA